The genomic window TGATGCCTTCGGCCAGCCGCGGCGTACCCGACGCCGACCGCCGCAAGCGCGCGCTGTCGTTCGACCGCCAGCATGAACGCGCCCGCCCCTATCGCTACGACGTGCGCTTCGACAACGGCATCTCCGCCGCCATCGCGCCCACGGATCATGCCGCGCTGTTCCGCTTCGAGTTCCCCGAAGGCGGCGATGCCAACCTGCTGTTCGACAACGTCGATGCACGCGGCGGACTGGTCCTGGATGCGGCCACGCAGACCCTGTCCGGCTACACCGATACCCGCAGCGGCCTGTCCAACGGCGCCACCCGCATGTACGTGTTGGCCCGCTTCGACCGCCCGTGGCGCAGCAGTGGCTTGATCGACAGCGGGCGCCCGACCGGCTACATCAAGTTCGACGCGGGCAGCGAGCACCGGGTGACGATGCGCATCGCAACGTCGCTGATCTCGATCGAACAGGCGCGCCACAACCTGGCACTGGAAATCAGCGCAGCCGATACGCTGGAAAGCGTGGCCGGCCGCGCCCAGGACGCCTGGGACGCACGCCTGGCCCGCTTCGACATCGGCAATGCCAGCGACGACCAGAAGACCACGCTGTACTCCAGCCTGTACCGGCTGTTCCTGTACCCCAACTCGGGCCATGAGAACGCCGGCAGCGCAGCCGCGCCGGACTGGCGCTACGCCAGCCAGGCCAGCGCCGCCGAGGACGACACCGACGGCAGCGCCAGCCGCAGCTTCGCGCCCGTGCGCGATGGCAGGGTGTTCGTCAACAATGGCTTCTGGGATACCTTCCGCACCACCTGGCCGGCGTATGCACTGTTCACCCCGGACGATGCCGGGCAGCTGGTGCAGGGCTTCATCGAGCAGTACCGCGCCGGTGGCTGGATCGCACGCTGGTCCTCGCCCGGCTATGCCGATCTGATGGTCGGCACCAGTTCGGATGTGGCCTTCGCCGATGCATGGCTGAAGGGCATCGGCGGCTTCGACCCGGAAGAGGCGTATGCCGCAGCACTGAAGAACGCCACCGTGGTTCCCCCCGATCGCCACGTCGGCCGCAAGGGCATGGAGCGCTCGACCTTCCGCGGCTACGCCAGCGCCGACGTGCATGAGGGCATGTCGTGGACGATGGAAGGTGCCCTCAATGACTTCGGCATCGCCAACATGGCCGAAGCGCTGGCCAAGCGTGCGATCACCCCGGCCGCACGCGAACGCTACAGCACCGAGGCCGACTATTTCCGCCACCGCGCCGCCAGCTACGCGACCATGTTCGATCCGGCCGCCGGCTTCTTCCAGGGCCGCAGGGCCGATGGCCGCTGGCGCGTGGACGCCAAGGACTACGACCCGCGCGTGTGGGGCCACGACTACACCGAATCCAATGGCTGGACCTTCGCCTTCACCGCTGCACATGATGGCGAAGGCCTGGCCGCGCTGTATGGCGGCCGCGAAAAGCTGGCCGCCAAGCTGGATGCCTTCTTCGCCACACCGGAAACCGCCGATGCGGCGTTCGCCGGCTCGTACGGCGGCATCATCCACGAGATGACCGAAGCGCGCGATGTGCGCATGGGCATGTACGCGCACAGCAACCAGCCGGCACACCACATCCCATGGATGTACCTGTACGCCGGCCAGCCCTGGAAGACCCAGCAGCACGTGCGCGAGATCCTGTCGCGGCTGTACGTGGGCAGCGAGATCGGCCAGGGCTACCCCGGCGATGAAGACAACGGCGAGACCTCGGCCTGGTACGTACTGGCCTCGCTGGGGCTGTACCCGCTGCGGATGGGATCGCCGGAGTATGCGATCGGCTCGCCGGCGTTCGAACATGCCCGGGTCGAGCTGCAGGGCGGTGCGGTGCTGACCGTCAACGCCGCCAACAACTCGCCGCAGAACGTGTACGTGCAATCGCTGAAGATCAACGGCCAGCCGTGGAGCCGGACCTGGGTGCCGCACGAGGTGATCGCCAAGGGGGCGACCCTGGACTTCGTGATGGGCCCGCACCCCTCACGCTGGGGCAGCGGCGTGGATGATGCCCCGCGCTCGCTCACCGCCCGCGGCCAGCGCCCGCAGTTGCTGCACGATCTGCTCGGCAGCAGCGCGCAGGCGGCGCTGGCCGATGGCCGTACCCTGCCCGCCCTGATCGACGATGACGCCGCCACCAGCGTGCCGCTCGGCGGTGGTGCCAGCATCGCACTGCACCCGGTGGGCGACGGCGCACCGACGATGTACACGCTGACCAGTGGCGAGGGCCCGATCCGCGGCGGCGCATGGACCCTGGAAGCGCGCAGCGGCGACGGACGCTGGCAGACGCTGGACCAGCGCCGCAGCGAAGACTTCCCCTCGCCACGCCAGACCCGTCCGTTCCGTATTGCCAAGCCGGCGCGCTACAGCGAGTACCGCCTGCGGCTGGCGGCGCCTGGACGCCTGTCGCTGGCCGAAGTCGAACTGTTGACACCCGCCCCCCTACAATGACGCCATGCGCCTACGTGTCCTCCCCCTCGCTCTCGCCACCCTTGCCTTTCCCTTTGCCAGTCCTGCCCAGCCGCAGACCCAGGCCTTCGATGGCCAGGTCAGCCGTGACGGCGTGACCCTGTACTACCAGGACGCGACGGGCGCGCTGGCCGCGCCGGTGCGCAAGCGCATCATCGATACGTTCTACTTCGCCTATCTGCGCGAGCGTGCCGATTTCCGTCCGGCCGCGCCGAACGAGGTACGCATCGTGATCGATCCGGCCTACAACGGCGTGGCCTACGTGGGTGACAAGGACAAGGCCAGCACCATCACCATCAATCCCGGCTGGCTGGTCCAGCATCCGGATGACATCGATCTGGTGACCCACGAAGCGATGCACATCGTGCAGGGCTACCCCGGCTATGGCGACAAGCGCGTGCCGGGCTGGCTGGTGGAGGGCATTGCCGACTACGCCCGCGATCGCTACGGCATGAACAACGCCGCTGCCGGCTGGGCGTTGCCGGACAAGCTGAGCCAGGGCCAGACGGTGGAAAGCGGCTACCGGGTGACCGGTGCCTTCCTGAAGTGGGCCGAAGCGGCGCACCCGGGACTGGTGCTGGCACTGGACAAGGATCTGCGCGACGGGCGCTATGCACCGGCGCTGTGGCAGAAGCACACCGGCAAGACCCTGCCGGCGTTGTGGGCGGAGTATGCCAAGCCGCGCTCCCCGGCCCCTGCGCCACCGCCCGCGCGACGCGCGAAGCGGCGGTAAGTTCGACGTTGCCGGGGCGATGCCCCGGCCTTCAACGCGACTGCACGAAGCCGGCGTACAGCGCGAACAGCTGCTGGAAATACCGCTTGCTCACTCGACTGCGCATGACACTGCTCCGCCCATGGAAAGTTGGTCGGGCCCAGGGTGGGAAGGCCGGTCCGGTCCCTTCCCACGGCCGGGCCGCGTGGGCGTATTGGGCCGCAACGAGGTTGCAGGGCGGTGACCACAGGACTGCAATCCGGTAGCGCCGGGCCATGCCCGGCGGGCCATGCCCGGCGGGCCATGCCCGGCGGGCCATGCCCGGCGGAACATGCCCGGCGGAACATGCCCGGCGGGCCATGCCCGGCGGGCCATGCCCGGCGGGCCATGCCCGGCGGGCCATGCCCGGCGGAACATGCCCGGCGGAACATGCCCGGCGGGCCATGCCCGGCGGAACATGCCCGGCGGAACATGCCCGGCGGAACATGCCCGGCGGAACATGCCCGGCGGAACATGCCCGGCGGAATGCGGAGAGCGCCGCGCTGCGCGCTCGCCGGGCATGGCCCGGCGCTACCCGATCCGGTTTCCGCGGGGCGGAAACAGAAACGCGCCCCGTGGGGCGCGTTTCCGCAGATCGCATCGGAACGAAGGCTTACGCCTTCTTTTCCGCTTCGATCTGCTTGCGGATCTGCGCATCCACCGCGGCAATCGCGGTCATGTTCAGGATCCGGCGCGAGGTCGCGCTGGTGGTCAGGATATGCACCGGCTTGTTGACGCCCATCAGGATCGGACCGATCGCCACGCCGTCGGTGAACACCCGCACCAGGTTGTAGGCGATGTTGGCCGCTTCCAGGTTCGGCAGCACGAACAGGTTGGCGCGGCCCTGCAGGGTCGAGCCCGGCAGCAGCTTCTGGCGCAGGGCTTCATCCCATGCCGTGTCGCCCTGCATCTCACCGTCCACGTTCAGGCGCGGGTTGCGCTTGAGCAGCAGCTCGCGCACCTGGCGCATCTTCAGCGCGTCCTTCGAATCATGGCTGCCGAAGTTGGAGTGCGACAGCAGCGCCACCTTCGGCTCCACGCCGAACAGCTTCATGCGGTACGCCGCCTGCAGGGTCGCTTCGCACAGCTGCTCGGCGGTCGGGTCTTCCTGCACGTGGGTATCGACGAAGAAGAACACCCCCTGCTGGTTGATCACGCCGGTCATCGCCGAGGTCGAGGTGACCTTGGTTTCCAGCGGCAGCACACTGCGCACGTAGCCCAGCTTCTTGTGGAAGCGGCCGACGATGCCGGTCAGCATCGCGTCGGCCTCGCCACGGGCCACCATCACCGCCGCGATCAGGGTCGGGCGCGAGCGCATCAGGTTCTTCGCTGCGGCCACGGTGACGCCGCGACGGCCGGTCAGGCCGTGGTAGTACTGCCAGTATTCGTTGAAGCGCGGATCGTCGTTGATGTTGGTGACTTCAACGTTCTCGCCGATCTTCAGGCGCAGGCCGAGGCGCTCGATGCGCGATTCGATGACGTCCGGGCGGCCGATCAGGATCGGGTGCGCCAGGCCATCGTCGACCACGTTCTGCACGGCCTGCAGCACCACTTCCTCTTCGCCCTCGGCATACACCACGCGCTGCTTGTCGCCGCGCGCGCGGTCGTAGACCGGCTTCATCATCAGGCTGGTGCGGTAGACGAACTGCGACAGCTTCTGCCGGTAGGCTTCCATGTCGGCAATCGGACGGGCGGCCACGCCCGAATCCATGGCCGCCTGGGCCACGGCGGCCGACAGCTCGACCAGCAGGCGGCGGTCGAACGGGCGCGGGATCAGGTATTCACGGCCGAAGCTCGGGGTCTCGCCGCCGTAGGCCGAGCCCATGTCGGTGGCGGCACGACGGGCCAGCGCGGCGATCGCGCGCACGCAGGCGATCTTCATTTCCTCGTTGATCGCGGTGGCGCCGACATCCAGCGCGCCACGGAACAGGTACGGGAAGCACAGCACGTTGTTGACCTGGTTCGGGTAGTCCGAACGGCCGGTACCGATGATCGCGTCCGGACGCGCGGCACGCGCCAGTTCCGGCATGATTTCCGGGGTCGGATTGGCCAGCGCGAAGATCACCGGATCCGGCGCCATCGTCTTGACCATCTCGGCGGTCAGGATGCCCGGTGCCGACAGGCCCAGGAAGATGTCCGCGCCGTCGACGATCTCGGCCAGGCTGCGCTTGTCGGTGTCGCGCGCATAGCGCTGCTTTTCCGGGTCCAGGTCGGTGCGGCCGGTATGGATCACGCCCTCGCGGTCGAAGGCCAGGATGTTCTCCGGCTTCAGGCCCAGCTGCACCAGCATGTTCACGCAGGAAATGCCGGCCGCGCCCATGCCCGTGGTCGCCAGCTTCACTTCCTCGATCTTCTTGCCGGTGATCGCCATGGCGTTGAGCACGGCGGCACCGACGATGATCGCGGTGCCGTGCTGGTCGTCATGGAACACCGGGATCTTCATGCGCTCGCGCAGCTTGCGCTCGACGATGAAGCACTCCGGCGCCTTGATGTCTTCCAGGTTGATGCCGCCGAAGGTCGGCTCCAGCGAGGCGATGATGTCGACCAGCTTGTCCGGATCGGTCTCGTCCACTTCGATGTCGAACACATCGATGCCGGCGAACTTCTGGAACAGCACGCCCTTGCCTTCCATCACCGGCTTGCCGGCCAGTGCGCCGATGTTGCCCAGGCCCAGCACCGCGGTGCCGTTGGAGATCACCGCCACCAGGTTGCCGCGCGCGGTCAGCTCGCTGGCCTGCTGCGGGTCGGCCTTGATCGCTTCACAGGCGTACGCCACGCCCGGCGAATACGCCAGCGACAGGTCGCGCTGGGTCAGCATGGGCTTGGTAGCGGAAACCTTGATCTTGCCCGGAGGAGACATCCGGTGGTAATCGAGGGCGGCCTGTTTGAAATCTTCGTTGGACATCGATGTGGGTTACATGAATGGGCAGAAGGGACAGGGGATCATACCCCCGTTGGAGCGGTTGGACCTGTCGCTATGCTGTCGCACCGATGCTGCGACCGCACAATTCCGGGCCGTATGTGGGGGTCCCGCAGCACCAGCTTCGGCGCTGCCGATGACAGCCGTGGGACGCCTGGAAACGCTGCGGGGCCGCATCACTGTCGTGACCGGCCCCGCAGTACCACACACCCGGGTCAGCTCTTGGCCGGCAAGGCCTCGGCCATCAGCGGCACCGCATCGACCGGCGGCGGCAGTTCGCTTTCACGGCCATCCAGCGCCAGCGCCAGGCGGTCGCGGTCCAGCGCGCCCTCCCAGCGCGACACCACCACGGTGGCCACCGCGTTGCCGATGAAGTTGGTCAGCGAGCGGCACTCGCTCATGAAGCGGTCCACGCCCAGGATCAGCGCCATGCCCGCCACCGGCACTTCCGGCACCACCGCCAGGGTGGCGGCCAGGGTGATGAAGCCGGCACCGGTCACGCCGGCCGCGCCCTTGGAACTGAGCATGGCGACCAGCAGCAGGGCGATCTGGTGGCCCAGGGTCAGTTCGGTGTTGGTGGCCTGGGCGATGAACAGCGCGGCCAGGGTCATGTAGATGTTGGTGCCATCGAGATTGAACGAGTAGCCGGTGGGAACCACCAGGCCCACCACCGACTTGCTGCAGCCGGCGCGCTCCATCTTCTCCATCAGCGACGGCAGGGCCGATTCGGAAGACGAGGTGCCCAGCACCAGCAGCAGTTCGGCCTTCAGGTAGCGCGCCAGCTTGAACACCGAGAAGCCGCACAGGCGGCAGACCACGCCCAGGATGACCGCCACGAACAGGAACGCGGTGAGGTAGAACGAGCCGACCAGCCACGCCAGGTTGACCAGCGAACCCACGCCGTACTTGCCGATGGTGAAGGCGATGGCGCCGAAGGCACCGATCGGGGCGGCCTTCATCAGGATGTGCACCAGCTTGAACACCGGGGCGACCAGCGCTTCCAGGAAGTTCTGGATCGGCTTGCCCTTGTCGCCCACCGAGGCCAGCGCGATGCCGAACAGCACCGCCACGAACAGCACCTGCAGGATGTTGCCATCGACGAATGCGCTGATCAGCGTCTTCGGGATGATGTCCATCAGGAAGCCGACCAGGGTCAGGTCATGCGACTTCTCGACGTAGCTGTGCACCGCGGTCTGGTCCAGCTCCAGCGGATTGATGTTCATGCCGGCGCCGGGCTGCACCACGTGCGCCACGATCATGCCGACGATCAGCGCCAGCGTGGAGAAGAACAGGAAGTACGCCATGGCCTTGGCGAACACGCGGCCGACGGTACGCAGGTGGGTCATGCCGGCGATGCCGGTGACGATGGTCAGGAAGATGACCGGCGCGATGATCATCTTCACCAGGTTGATGAAGGCATCGCCGAGCGGCTTCATCTTGGCGCCCAGCAGCGGTTCGTAGTGGCCGAGAACGGCACCCAGGATGATCGCTACGATCACCTGGAAGTACAGCTGTCGATAGAGCGGCAACGGCTTGCTGGGCACCGGCGCAGCGGTCGGGATGTGCATGGCGGACTCCGGAAGGGGCGTTTTTTCAGGCGTGTATGACCCCGCGACTGCACTGGGGGCCGCTACCGTGGAAGCTGATCGCCGGCCCCGGACCGCAGGCACGGGGTGCGACCAATGGACGCCTTTGTACGCGCCACGCACCGCTGCGCAGATAACCTATTGGTACTAGCCCCCCGGTTCAGGTGGCTGCGGTGCCTACACTGGCCCCGCACCGCTGATGGCGGGGACGCCGGTGGCCCGACCTGAACGGCCGGGTGCGTCATAGCGAAAGTTCCGGCCATTACGGCCGTTGTTGTCCTGTCCACACGCATTCCGAGAGAGCCGCACCATCCATGCGCCCGATTCCGACCTTGCTGGCCCTGTCACTGGCCACCCTCCCCGCCTTCGCATCCGCTGCCGATTTCGACAACTGGCCGACCAAGTACGCCTTCGGCGACGGCACCGAACTGGCAGCCACCGCCAACATCGCCTACGACTACAACGACTTCTCCTCCGGCAGCGGCATCGACGATGACGATGCGGTGCGCCGCAAGGAATTCGGCGCGACCCTGAAGAAGAAGGGCGTGTACGACGCGATGGTCTACTACGACTTCCAGGCCGACACCTGGCTGGACGTGTTCGTGCGGTTCGAGAGCAAGGCCTTCTTCGGCCGTGACGTGGGCCGCTTCCGCTTCGGCTACATGAAGACCCCGGTCGGCCTGGACGCGAACACGTCCTCGCGTGCCGGCAGTTTCCTGGAAACCGCGCTGCCGGTGCAGGCGTTCTACGCCGGCCGCCGTACCGGCGTGGAGTGGGTGCTGGAGCGACCGCAGTACCTGCTGCAGGCCGGCGCCTATGGCGGCAAGGACCTGCAGGGCGACAACCACGGCACCACCCAGGCCGTGCGCGCGGTGTGGACCCCGGTGAAGGCGCCTGGTGACGTGATCCACCTGGGCGTGGCGTATTCGCAGGAAAACCCGCGCGGCTACCACGACGGCCGCGATGTGCACCATGAAGCCAGTGCGCGCCTGCGTGCGCGCCCGGAAGCCGGCCTGACCGACATCCGCTTCGTCGATTCGGGCGCACTGGTCACCGCCGACCAGATCCGCCGCACCGGCCTGGAAGGCATCTGGATCCGTGGCCCGTTCTCGCTGCAGGCCGAAGCCCTGCAGGCCACCGTCACCCGCCACGATGGCAAGCCCGACTACACCGGCCACGGCCAGTACGCCATGGCCAGCTGGACGCTGACCGGCGAATCGCGCCCGTACAACGCCGGCGCGGTGGCCAACATCAAGCCCGCCCACGACTACGGCGCGGTGGAACTGGTCGCGCGTTACAGCCGCCTGGACCTGGACGATGGCAGCATCCTCGGCGGCCGCCAGCACGACCTGACCCTGGGTGCGAACTGGTACCTGACCAGCCACTTCAAGTTCCAGGCCAACTACGTCAAGGTCGATGCCAGCCGCCGTGGTGTGCGCAGCACCCCGGAGATCTTCGAGCTTCGCGCGCAGATGCACTTCTGATCCCTTCCACGCGTCAGATACCGGCGGGCGTGCACGCCACGCCCGCCGGCCCTGCGTAGACTGCCGCCATGTACTGGCTCAGCCGCCACCGCCAGCTGTTGCTGACCCTGCTGGTGATGGTCGGCGGTACGCTGCTGTGCGCGGCGGCCGCAGGCCATTACGCCTGGCGCCGCGCGCTGGCCAGCGAAAGCGCGCAGGTCCAGCGACAGCTGCAGCTGTACGGCCAGGGCCTGCAGCAGCGCATCGATCGCTTTGGCACCCTGCCACAGGTCATGGCGCTCGACCCGGACCTGCAGCAGGCATTGCGCCAGCCAGTCTCGCCCGCTGAACGGCAGCGCCTGAATCTCAAGCTGCATCGTGCCAACCAGGTCACCCGGACCTCGACCCTGACCCTGGTCGGCCGTGACGGCGTCGCGGTGGCCGCCAGCAACTTCGACCAGCCGACCAGCAATGTCGGCGAGGACTACAGCTACCGCCCGTACTACCAGCAGGCCCTGGCCCATGGCCGCGGCCGCTTCTACGGCATCGGCATGACCACCGGCGTGCCGGGGTATTTCATGTCCGAGGCGATCCTGGATGGCGACAGCCAGCGCATCGGCGTGATCGTGATCAAGATCGAGCTGTCGGCACTGGAACAGGAATGGTTGAGCAGCCCCGACGTGGTGCTGGCCAGCGACAACCATGACGTGGTGTTCCTGGCCAACCGCGATGCCTGGCGCTACCGCCTGCTGCGGCCACTGGGCAATGATGAGCGGCGCGAGATGCTCGATGCCCGCCAGTACGCTGACCGTTCGCTGCAGCCGCTGCGCGTGCGCACCGAGGACGTGCTGGCCGATGGCGGGCGGATGGTGCGCCTGCTCGACCCCGCACTGCCGCAGGCCATGCTGTGGCAGACCCTGCCGCTCCCCGATGAACACTGGAGCCTGCACCTGCTGCACGATGCCAGCGCCGCCGCCGGCGCCGGCCGTAGCGCCGCCCTGGCCGGCGCCGCAGCCTGGTTGGCACTGGGCTTCCTGCTGTTGTTCGTGCAGCAGCGTCGGCGCCTGTCCAAGCATCGCCAGCGCAGCCGGCGCGAGCTGGAGACGCTGCTGAAACAGCACGCGCAGGAACTGCGTACCGCCCAGGATGGCCTGCTGCAGGCCGCCACCGATGCCGACAGTGGGCTCAGCCGCAGCCTGGAACACCTGCCGCAGGGCGTGGTGATCATCGACCGCGACCAGCGCCTGGTGGCCTGGAATTCGCGCTACCTGGAGCTGTTCCGTTTCCCGGCGGGTCTGGTCCGGGTCGGGCGTCCGATCGAGGAGCTGTTCCGCTTCAACGCCCGCCGCGGCCTGCTTGGGCCGGGCCCGATCGATGAGGCCATCGAGCGCCGCCTGACCCACCTGCGCAGTGGCCGCCCGCACATGCGCGAAAGCGAGAAGGACGACGGCACGGTGCTGGAGATCCGTGGCAACCCGCTGCCCGATGGCGGCTTCGTCACCAGCTATGCCGACATCACCAGCTACAAGAACGCCGCGCGCGAACTGCGTTCGCTGGCCGATGCGCTCGAGCACCGCATCGCCGAGCGCACCCACGACCTGGACGAAGCCCGCCGCGAAGCCGAGCAGGCCAACCGCTACAAGACCCGCTTCGTCGCCTCGGCCGTGCACGACCTGCTGCAGCCGCTGAACGCGGCGCGCATGTTCGTGTCGGTGCTGCGCGGCAAGCTGGGCGACCCCACGCAGCAGCAGACCGCCGATCACATCGATGCCGCGCTGGCGGCACAGGATGCGATCCTCAACAGCCTGCTGGATATCGCGCGGCTGGAATCGGGCAGCCTGCCGACCCGTGTGCAGGCGTTCCGGCTGGGGCCACTGCTGCAGACGCTGGCGCGCGAGTTCGGCATCGCCGCGCAGTCACGCGGGCTGGTGGTGGATTGGGTCGACACCAACGCGGTGGTGGTCAGCGATGAAGCGCTGCTGCGGCGCATCCTGCAGAATTTCCTGTCCAACGCGCTGCGCTACAGCGAGCGCGGCCGCGTGCTGCTCGGCTGCCGCCGCCGCGGCGGCCTGCTGTGGATCGAGGTGCACGACCAGGGCCCGGGCATTCCCGATGCGCTGCAGGGCGAGATCTTCGAGGAGTTCCGCCGCCTGCATGATGGTCAGCAGCGCGGTGCCGGGCTCGGCCTGGCGATCGTCGACCGCATCGGCCGCCTGCTCGGCCACCCGATCCGGCTGCGCTCGCAGCTGGGCCAGGGCAGCGTGTTCGCGGTGGGCGTGCCGTTCGGCGACGCCAGCGCGATTCCCGCCACCGCCCCCGCGCCGGTGCTGGTGCAGGAACCGGCGACGGACAATCCGCTGCGTGCGCGCAGGATATGGGTGGTGGATGACGATCCGCACGTGTGTGCAGCCAGCCGTGCCCTGCTGGAGCGCTGGGGCTGCGAGGTGATGCTGGCCGATGGACCGCAGGCCGCGCTGCAGGCCGCTGCTGCCGATGCGGTGCCCGAGCTGGTGCTGCTGGACGTGCGCATGGGCGACCACCACGGCCCGGTGCTGTACGAGACCCTGGCGGCACGCTGGCAGGCGCGGCCGCCGGTGGTGCTGGTCACCGCTGAACGCGATGCGGGATTGCGCGAGATGGCGGCCGAGCGTGGCTGGGGGCTGATGGCCAAGCCGGTCAAGCCGCCGGCGCTGCGGGCGCTGATGAGTCAGTTGCTGGTCCGCCATCGCGGGTGATTCCAGCCAACGGCGCAGCCCTCGTGGGTGGTGTCTGGTTGGTCGTGGAAAGCAAATGCCGTGGGGGGGGCCGGTCGGGTTGGGTGCGCGGGGGACGCCGTGAATCCGTCCCTGGAGGCTTGGCAGCCGCATCCATGCGGCTGACACCGCCCGCGAACCCAACCCGACCGGCCTCTGACATATTTCGGTGGCCTGCCACCCACGGAGAAGAAAAAGAAGATCAAAAGCGGATCGCGCGCTGGGCTTGCTCGTGTAAAGCCGAGCCCATGCTCGGCTTCGCGGACCGGCCAGGCTGCCTTTGCTTTTGATCTTCTTTTCTCTTCCGTGGATGAATGCGCACGGAACCTGTCCGTGGCCGGGCAGGTGGGCTGCGCAGGGGCGTGAGCCGCATGGATGCGGCGACCGAGCTTACATGGACGTACTTGCAGCGGCCCCTGCGCAGTCCACCTGCCCGGCCTCACCCATGACTGCTCTACGTGTCCACCCACGAGGGGCTGCGCCGTTGGCTGGAAACTACACGCCCGCGCCGGCGTCGCCTTCCGGCTCCAGTGCCTTCACCAGCACCGCCGCCTGGGTGCGGCTGTGGCATTCGAGCTTTTTCAGAATCGCGGTGACATGCACCTTCACCGTGTTCTCGGCCAGCCCCAGCGTATAGGCGATCTGCTTGTTGAGCAGGCCATCGGCCAGGCACAGCAGCACGCGGAACTGCTGCGGGGTCAGCTGGGCCAGGCGGCTGGCCAGCAGTGCGTCGGCCTCGGAACGTTCGGGGGCCATCGCCGGGAACCACAGCCCGCCATCGAGCACCGACTGCACCGCCTCGCCGATGGTCTCGGCCGGGGCCGACTTCGGGATGAAACCGGCTGCGCCGAACTGCTGCGCGCGGCGGATCACCCGCGGGTGATCGTTGGACGAGAGGATCACCACCGGAATGTCCGGATGCGAACCACGCACGTGCAGCAGCGCCGAAAAGCCGTGCGCACCGGGCATGGTCAGGTCGAGCAGCACCAGATCCACGTCCGGGTGGGCGTCGAGCGCCTCGGCCAGCGCATCGGCACTGGCCACTTCGCGCACCTGCGCCAGCGGCAGGCTCTGCCGCAATGACTGCACCACCGCCGACCGCAGCAGCGGATGGTCATCGGCGATCAGGATGGTGTATTCGCTCATGCGGGCATTGTAGCGGCAGCCCATCGCATCCGCCGGGCCGGGCGCTACCAGGGCATCAGCGCCCCGCCGGTTCCACGCTGCTGCGCCAGGCATCGAGGAACTGGCGGCGCTTGAGCGCATCCAGGTACACCAGCAGGCCCGGGCCAAGCTGGATCGGGCGGCGGCTGCGGCCTGGTGCATCGTCACCGCGTGCGTTACCGGTCACGATCGGCATCAGACGCGCTTCGCGCGACAGCACCTGCTGGCCACGCGGCGACAACAGGTAGTCGAGGAAGCGCCGGGCTTCTTCCGGGTGTGGGCCGGTGCGT from Stenotrophomonas sp. 704A1 includes these protein-coding regions:
- a CDS encoding NADP-dependent malic enzyme, which translates into the protein MSNEDFKQAALDYHRMSPPGKIKVSATKPMLTQRDLSLAYSPGVAYACEAIKADPQQASELTARGNLVAVISNGTAVLGLGNIGALAGKPVMEGKGVLFQKFAGIDVFDIEVDETDPDKLVDIIASLEPTFGGINLEDIKAPECFIVERKLRERMKIPVFHDDQHGTAIIVGAAVLNAMAITGKKIEEVKLATTGMGAAGISCVNMLVQLGLKPENILAFDREGVIHTGRTDLDPEKQRYARDTDKRSLAEIVDGADIFLGLSAPGILTAEMVKTMAPDPVIFALANPTPEIMPELARAARPDAIIGTGRSDYPNQVNNVLCFPYLFRGALDVGATAINEEMKIACVRAIAALARRAATDMGSAYGGETPSFGREYLIPRPFDRRLLVELSAAVAQAAMDSGVAARPIADMEAYRQKLSQFVYRTSLMMKPVYDRARGDKQRVVYAEGEEEVVLQAVQNVVDDGLAHPILIGRPDVIESRIERLGLRLKIGENVEVTNINDDPRFNEYWQYYHGLTGRRGVTVAAAKNLMRSRPTLIAAVMVARGEADAMLTGIVGRFHKKLGYVRSVLPLETKVTSTSAMTGVINQQGVFFFVDTHVQEDPTAEQLCEATLQAAYRMKLFGVEPKVALLSHSNFGSHDSKDALKMRQVRELLLKRNPRLNVDGEMQGDTAWDEALRQKLLPGSTLQGRANLFVLPNLEAANIAYNLVRVFTDGVAIGPILMGVNKPVHILTTSATSRRILNMTAIAAVDAQIRKQIEAEKKA
- a CDS encoding GH92 family glycosyl hydrolase, yielding MTLSDPRRALLPLALALACATTAMPVRADGWQTSFEPGEPAPAKASGTLEVAIGSGPAAPYAAKRNVGYSGLHALHYRSSGGSARRVLFQTDQAIEADTIVSWLVLPEIVGNDTVASTYVSLDLLLDDGSRVSAGAARDQHGVALGARAQGDSKTLYPQQWARKAVRLGDVPALQGRRVRAIELEVASAAGAPVSGWIDDVRLQVQPRPAPQRASDWVLTTRGTQANGTFSRGNNFPATAVPHGFNFWTPVTDAGALNWLYRWNEQNDAQNRPQLQALALSHQPSPWMGDRQTFQVMPSASRGVPDADRRKRALSFDRQHERARPYRYDVRFDNGISAAIAPTDHAALFRFEFPEGGDANLLFDNVDARGGLVLDAATQTLSGYTDTRSGLSNGATRMYVLARFDRPWRSSGLIDSGRPTGYIKFDAGSEHRVTMRIATSLISIEQARHNLALEISAADTLESVAGRAQDAWDARLARFDIGNASDDQKTTLYSSLYRLFLYPNSGHENAGSAAAPDWRYASQASAAEDDTDGSASRSFAPVRDGRVFVNNGFWDTFRTTWPAYALFTPDDAGQLVQGFIEQYRAGGWIARWSSPGYADLMVGTSSDVAFADAWLKGIGGFDPEEAYAAALKNATVVPPDRHVGRKGMERSTFRGYASADVHEGMSWTMEGALNDFGIANMAEALAKRAITPAARERYSTEADYFRHRAASYATMFDPAAGFFQGRRADGRWRVDAKDYDPRVWGHDYTESNGWTFAFTAAHDGEGLAALYGGREKLAAKLDAFFATPETADAAFAGSYGGIIHEMTEARDVRMGMYAHSNQPAHHIPWMYLYAGQPWKTQQHVREILSRLYVGSEIGQGYPGDEDNGETSAWYVLASLGLYPLRMGSPEYAIGSPAFEHARVELQGGAVLTVNAANNSPQNVYVQSLKINGQPWSRTWVPHEVIAKGATLDFVMGPHPSRWGSGVDDAPRSLTARGQRPQLLHDLLGSSAQAALADGRTLPALIDDDAATSVPLGGGASIALHPVGDGAPTMYTLTSGEGPIRGGAWTLEARSGDGRWQTLDQRRSEDFPSPRQTRPFRIAKPARYSEYRLRLAAPGRLSLAEVELLTPAPLQ
- a CDS encoding basic secretory protein-like protein, with the translated sequence MRLRVLPLALATLAFPFASPAQPQTQAFDGQVSRDGVTLYYQDATGALAAPVRKRIIDTFYFAYLRERADFRPAAPNEVRIVIDPAYNGVAYVGDKDKASTITINPGWLVQHPDDIDLVTHEAMHIVQGYPGYGDKRVPGWLVEGIADYARDRYGMNNAAAGWALPDKLSQGQTVESGYRVTGAFLKWAEAAHPGLVLALDKDLRDGRYAPALWQKHTGKTLPALWAEYAKPRSPAPAPPPARRAKRR